In Actinomyces sp. zg-332, the following proteins share a genomic window:
- the topA gene encoding type I DNA topoisomerase, whose amino-acid sequence MSETKLVIVESPAKARTISSYLGAEYRVEASIGHIRDLPQPSSLPDEMKKGPYGKFAVNIETFEPYYVVDSDKKKKVAELKKALKEAKELYLATDEDREGEAIAWHLLEVLKPKIPVYRMVFHEITKEAIAYALENTRQINENLVDAQETRRILDRLVGYEVSPLLWRKIKPGMSAGRVQSVATRLIVERERERMVFKPMNYSGIEISFENNNIGFKTKLVKVNEQKIATGRDFTDQGTLTSAAEKNNVLVLNQEQAEDLAEQLKNKPTKVEDIETKPYTRHPAAPFTTSTLQQEASRKLHMNSREAMRVAQSLYENGYITYMRTDSTALSEQAVKAARIQAKELYGSENVSKTPRVYTKKTKGAQEAHEAIRPAGEYFRTPQELEGVLEKQQYALYDLIWKRTIASQMVDVKGTTNTLVLSTDVADKQCISTVSGTVIHQKGFLNAYEEGKDAARYGSDNDLSELPALNINDVLEILDVNVLTHTTTPAPRYTEASLVKTLEEHGIGRPSTYASIISVIIDRGYVFKKAQALVPSWLAFSVVKLLEENLAEMVDYDFTAQMENDLDKIAQGEQIGTSWLKDFYYGDGSKHGLHTSVENLGDIDAREINTVKISSDIELRVGRFGPYIQEVNNEEKRASVPENIAPDELTEEKAKELFEMSAQDGKTLGVDPETNLEIIAKNGRFGAYVTEVLPEESKEKPRIASLFKSMTLDTITLEQAVNLLKLPREIGVRDSDKEVITAQNGRFGPYIKCGSDTRTLETEEQIFTLTLEEALTLLEQPKVSKRRTSVSVLKELGTDPASEKPVKIKDGRFGPYITDGTTNVTVPKTETIEGITPERAYELLADKRAKGTVKKKATRATKAKSTKTAKTAKTTKTAKTSKKTTAKK is encoded by the coding sequence TTGTCCGAAACAAAATTGGTCATAGTAGAGTCTCCTGCTAAAGCTCGCACAATATCGTCATACTTAGGTGCAGAGTACAGAGTCGAAGCTTCTATCGGACATATACGAGACTTACCACAGCCATCTTCATTACCTGATGAGATGAAAAAAGGTCCATACGGAAAATTTGCTGTTAACATTGAAACTTTTGAACCCTATTATGTTGTAGATTCGGATAAGAAAAAGAAAGTTGCAGAGCTTAAAAAAGCTTTGAAAGAAGCCAAAGAACTATATCTGGCAACTGATGAGGACCGTGAAGGTGAAGCAATTGCTTGGCACTTATTAGAAGTGCTGAAACCTAAAATTCCTGTTTACCGAATGGTATTTCACGAAATTACAAAAGAAGCTATAGCTTATGCTTTAGAAAATACTCGACAAATTAATGAGAACTTAGTTGATGCTCAAGAAACGCGTAGAATTTTAGATCGTCTAGTAGGGTATGAAGTTTCCCCTCTGCTTTGGCGAAAAATTAAACCAGGAATGTCAGCAGGCCGTGTGCAATCAGTTGCAACACGTTTAATTGTTGAACGTGAACGTGAACGTATGGTTTTCAAACCAATGAATTATTCCGGTATTGAGATAAGTTTTGAAAATAACAACATTGGTTTTAAAACTAAACTAGTAAAAGTAAATGAACAGAAGATAGCTACAGGTCGTGATTTTACCGATCAAGGTACTTTGACTAGTGCTGCTGAGAAAAATAATGTTCTAGTATTAAATCAAGAGCAAGCTGAAGATTTAGCTGAACAGCTAAAAAATAAGCCTACTAAAGTCGAAGATATAGAGACTAAACCATACACTAGACACCCAGCTGCTCCATTTACCACATCGACTTTACAACAAGAAGCTTCACGTAAACTGCATATGAACTCACGAGAAGCAATGCGAGTAGCGCAGTCGCTATACGAAAATGGTTACATTACCTATATGCGTACTGATTCAACAGCTTTATCGGAGCAGGCTGTTAAGGCTGCAAGAATACAAGCAAAAGAGTTGTATGGATCTGAAAACGTTTCAAAAACTCCAAGAGTATATACTAAAAAAACTAAAGGAGCTCAAGAGGCTCACGAGGCTATACGTCCAGCTGGTGAATATTTCAGAACTCCACAAGAACTAGAAGGTGTACTAGAGAAACAACAGTATGCCCTATATGATTTAATTTGGAAGCGAACAATAGCTTCACAAATGGTAGATGTAAAAGGTACTACTAATACCTTGGTATTATCGACTGATGTTGCTGATAAACAATGTATATCTACAGTTTCAGGTACTGTTATACACCAAAAAGGCTTCTTGAATGCTTATGAAGAAGGCAAAGATGCAGCAAGATATGGATCTGACAATGATCTAAGTGAGTTGCCTGCATTAAATATCAATGATGTCTTGGAGATACTTGATGTAAACGTATTAACGCACACTACAACTCCAGCACCAAGATACACAGAAGCTTCACTAGTTAAAACTTTAGAAGAACATGGAATTGGTCGTCCATCAACATATGCTTCAATCATTTCCGTAATCATAGACAGAGGTTACGTTTTCAAAAAAGCTCAGGCTTTAGTTCCTAGCTGGTTGGCTTTTTCAGTAGTTAAACTTCTTGAAGAGAATCTTGCCGAAATGGTCGATTATGATTTCACTGCACAAATGGAAAATGATTTAGATAAAATCGCGCAAGGTGAACAAATTGGAACATCATGGCTGAAAGACTTCTATTATGGCGATGGTAGTAAGCATGGTTTACATACCAGTGTTGAAAATCTAGGTGACATTGACGCTAGAGAAATAAATACTGTAAAAATAAGTAGTGATATAGAATTGCGTGTCGGTCGTTTCGGTCCATATATTCAAGAAGTAAACAACGAAGAAAAACGAGCATCTGTACCTGAAAATATTGCTCCAGATGAACTTACCGAAGAAAAAGCTAAAGAACTATTTGAAATGTCAGCGCAAGATGGCAAAACATTAGGTGTTGACCCAGAAACTAATCTGGAAATTATAGCTAAAAATGGTCGTTTCGGTGCTTACGTTACGGAAGTATTGCCAGAAGAAAGTAAAGAAAAACCACGCATAGCATCATTATTCAAGAGCATGACTTTAGATACTATTACTTTAGAACAAGCTGTGAATTTGCTAAAACTACCAAGAGAAATAGGGGTAAGGGATTCTGATAAGGAAGTAATTACTGCTCAAAATGGTCGTTTTGGTCCGTACATTAAATGTGGATCTGATACTCGTACTCTAGAAACTGAAGAGCAAATATTTACTCTTACTCTAGAGGAAGCTTTAACTTTGCTAGAACAACCTAAGGTTTCAAAGAGAAGAACAAGTGTCTCAGTATTAAAAGAATTAGGAACAGATCCTGCTAGTGAAAAACCTGTTAAAATCAAAGATGGTCGTTTTGGCCCATACATTACCGATGGAACTACAAATGTTACTGTGCCTAAGACAGAAACAATAGAAGGTATAACTCCAGAACGCGCTTATGAGTTGTTAGCTGATAAAAGAGCTAAAGGGACAGTGAAGAAAAAAGCAACTAGGGCAACTAAAGCTAAGTCGACTAAGACAGCAAAAACAGCCAAGACAACGAAAACGGCGAAAACATCTAAGAAAACAACAGCTAAAAAATAA
- a CDS encoding methyltransferase has protein sequence MENLELFRQLGNRLRELEISDFHFKSIVGMNAYNQYVLENRIPALMKLSENSSSENIFYKFFLLGKETTASELQNLLGETIFVALLEHNFIEYFDVSDKNLDLDGNLQDSVYFSPKINISCYNLENNKDTVPIYVISDLKRISTNSNIDNEYVMSIGGASKSLAKMIIKDNAFRQYFDENIDNPTAVDIGCGSGIQALILAKLGYETYATDISEKALMYTNYNAVLNDVEITTICGSLFEPLENLDCKFDLIVSNPPFVITAEQVRKNNKYTYRDGGMKNDDLLMHFISNVSAFLKEKGIATFLGNWEERYDLPKFDDKHENKLLKAIPNNTDIWVIKRQEQTPEEYVKLWMDDAQSLKNSKEEYENKYCLWLEDFKNRNIENISFGYFILQKSKGTETVWKKIENGIQYLHQPTGEVVLKTLVAKENLFKIRKNSSRDIFDYKYLRPSHVTEERYYIPGQSDPHSIYMVQGGSLGRKKQLTSLEAAFIGACDGELTASQICEAIAYLLVTQNNNESDDSQFNADTEKENILNGIIEEIANFIETSLIEGFLEVI, from the coding sequence ATGGAAAATCTTGAATTGTTTAGGCAATTAGGTAATAGATTAAGAGAACTGGAAATAAGCGACTTTCACTTTAAAAGTATTGTGGGTATGAATGCTTACAATCAGTATGTTCTAGAGAATCGTATTCCAGCTCTAATGAAATTGTCTGAAAATTCTTCTTCCGAAAATATCTTTTATAAGTTTTTCTTACTCGGTAAAGAAACTACTGCTAGTGAGTTACAGAATTTATTAGGTGAAACTATTTTTGTTGCTTTACTTGAACATAACTTTATAGAGTATTTTGATGTTTCAGATAAGAATCTAGATTTAGATGGTAATTTACAAGACAGTGTTTACTTTTCTCCAAAAATAAATATTAGTTGTTACAATCTTGAAAATAACAAAGATACAGTTCCAATTTATGTAATATCAGATTTAAAACGCATATCTACTAATAGCAATATTGATAACGAATATGTTATGAGTATAGGTGGAGCTAGTAAAAGTTTGGCGAAAATGATTATCAAAGATAACGCTTTTAGGCAGTATTTTGACGAAAATATAGATAACCCCACAGCAGTAGACATCGGATGTGGAAGCGGTATACAAGCATTGATACTGGCTAAGCTAGGTTATGAAACTTATGCTACGGATATTAGTGAAAAAGCACTAATGTATACGAATTATAATGCTGTTTTAAATGATGTTGAAATTACAACAATTTGCGGGTCTTTGTTTGAACCACTTGAGAACTTGGATTGTAAATTTGATTTAATAGTTTCTAATCCGCCTTTTGTAATAACTGCTGAGCAAGTGCGTAAAAATAATAAGTACACTTACCGTGACGGTGGAATGAAAAATGATGACTTATTAATGCACTTTATCAGTAATGTGTCAGCATTTCTAAAAGAAAAGGGTATAGCTACATTCTTGGGAAATTGGGAAGAAAGATATGATTTACCTAAGTTTGATGATAAACACGAAAATAAGCTACTAAAAGCTATACCTAATAATACAGATATATGGGTTATTAAACGTCAAGAACAAACACCTGAAGAATATGTTAAATTATGGATGGATGACGCTCAAAGTTTGAAAAATTCGAAAGAAGAATACGAAAATAAGTATTGTTTGTGGCTAGAAGATTTCAAAAATCGAAATATTGAGAATATATCTTTTGGGTATTTCATATTACAAAAATCTAAGGGCACTGAAACTGTTTGGAAAAAAATAGAGAATGGAATCCAATACTTACATCAGCCTACTGGTGAAGTAGTTCTAAAAACTCTGGTAGCAAAAGAAAATTTATTCAAAATAAGGAAAAACTCAAGCCGTGACATATTTGATTACAAATATCTAAGACCATCTCATGTTACGGAAGAAAGATATTATATTCCAGGGCAAAGTGACCCACATTCGATATACATGGTGCAAGGTGGAAGTCTAGGTAGGAAAAAACAGTTAACTTCTTTGGAAGCTGCATTTATTGGAGCTTGTGACGGAGAATTAACTGCAAGCCAAATATGTGAAGCAATAGCGTATCTATTAGTTACACAAAATAATAATGAGAGTGATGATAGTCAATTCAATGCAGATACAGAAAAAGAAAATATCCTTAATGGAATAATAGAAGAAATAGCAAACTTCATAGAGACTTCACTAATAGAAGGATTTTTAGAAGTTATTTAA
- a CDS encoding anaerobic ribonucleoside-triphosphate reductase activating protein, translating to MKKFLSSSNIFVRKESVVGVENAANSTNYIGDKDLLNSLSFKSLGETSKVLSEDTAGIDSSYSLSIAGMVPMSTVDWPGKICCTLFLQGCPWRCVYCHNFDILDPRKPGQIPFGDVLQLLEKRNGLLDGVVFSGGEATRQESLLCAIKEVKNMGFSVGLHTAGAYPKKLAKLVEYVDWVGIDVKALPQDYSEVVGRANAGLKAYESLKIVLDSNVDYEVRLTVFPNSITSSTAFDIAKKCSEMGVRNFALQQARQEGAPEDFVASAVGWDEEFLEIGKQVESLPFDVFHLRAS from the coding sequence ATGAAGAAATTTTTATCAAGTAGTAATATATTTGTTAGAAAAGAGAGCGTGGTAGGTGTTGAGAATGCTGCAAATTCTACCAATTATATAGGTGATAAAGATTTGTTAAACTCTCTTTCTTTTAAAAGTTTAGGTGAAACTTCAAAAGTTTTATCAGAAGATACTGCGGGTATAGATAGCTCATATTCTTTATCTATAGCAGGTATGGTCCCTATGTCTACTGTTGATTGGCCAGGGAAAATATGTTGCACCTTGTTTTTACAGGGTTGCCCTTGGCGGTGTGTTTACTGTCATAATTTTGATATTTTGGACCCTAGAAAACCGGGGCAAATTCCCTTTGGTGATGTATTACAGTTGCTGGAAAAACGAAATGGTTTGCTTGATGGGGTAGTTTTTTCTGGCGGTGAGGCTACTAGACAAGAATCTTTGCTTTGCGCAATAAAAGAAGTAAAAAATATGGGCTTTAGTGTGGGGCTGCATACGGCTGGAGCTTATCCTAAAAAATTAGCAAAACTGGTTGAATATGTTGATTGGGTAGGGATAGATGTAAAAGCTTTGCCTCAGGATTATTCTGAGGTAGTAGGTAGAGCTAATGCTGGTTTGAAAGCTTATGAGAGTTTGAAAATTGTGTTAGATTCTAATGTTGATTACGAAGTTAGGCTGACAGTTTTTCCTAATTCTATTACTAGTTCTACAGCTTTTGATATAGCTAAAAAATGTTCAGAGATGGGTGTTAGAAACTTTGCTTTACAACAAGCCCGTCAAGAAGGGGCTCCTGAAGATTTTGTGGCAAGTGCTGTTGGTTGGGATGAAGAGTTTTTAGAGATAGGTAAGCAAGTTGAGAGTTTGCCGTTTGACGTTTTTCATTTACGTGCGAGTTAG
- a CDS encoding ribonucleoside triphosphate reductase yields the protein MNTDGNKPFVNPIEAIEEYLDRSDWRVNANANQGYSLGGLMLNTSGKMIANYWLSHIYTPEEGMAHRNADYHIHDLDMFAGYCAGWSLKTLLQQGFNGVSGAIAANPPKHLSSAVGQIVNFLGTLQNEWAGAQAFSSFDTYMAPYIRLDNLGYKEVLQAIQELIYNLNVPSRWGTQTPFTNLTFDWVCPEDLKDEKPFIGGKMCDFTYGDLQEEMDMINRAYMEVMTQGDAEGRVFTFPIPTYNITKDFNWEHENTDLLFEMTAKYGLPYFQNFINSELEPGMIRSMCCRLQLDLRELLKRGNGLFGSAEQTGSVGVVTVNMARLGYIHAHDEKALIEKLDYLLELAKSTLEKKRVVIQEHIDSGLFPFTQRYLGTLDNHFSTIGVNGMNEMVRNFTLGEYDITDEYGHKMCVRILDHIREKMVDFQEETGHLYNLEATPAEGTTYRFAKEDKKRFPNIIQAGTSDQPYYTNSSQLPVAFTQDPFEALSRQEELQTKYTGGTVLHLYMGERISESAVCKEIVKRALTNFRIPYITITPTFSVCPVHGYLAGEHKTCAKCAANDPNNVRECEVWTRVMGYFRPVSSFNIGKKGEYAERQMFVEEKAREALVS from the coding sequence ATGAACACCGATGGCAACAAACCTTTTGTAAATCCGATAGAGGCAATTGAAGAATATTTAGATAGAAGCGACTGGAGAGTCAACGCTAACGCTAACCAAGGATACTCACTTGGTGGATTAATGCTAAATACTTCTGGAAAAATGATAGCAAATTACTGGTTGTCTCATATTTATACACCTGAAGAAGGAATGGCTCACAGAAACGCTGATTACCATATACATGACTTGGATATGTTTGCAGGTTACTGTGCTGGCTGGTCGCTAAAAACTTTGTTACAACAAGGATTTAATGGAGTTTCTGGAGCGATTGCGGCTAATCCTCCAAAGCACTTATCATCTGCAGTTGGACAAATTGTCAATTTCTTAGGTACTTTGCAAAATGAATGGGCTGGTGCGCAAGCATTTTCTTCGTTTGACACATATATGGCACCATATATTAGGCTAGATAATCTTGGATATAAAGAAGTTTTACAAGCAATACAAGAGTTGATTTACAATTTGAACGTTCCAAGCAGATGGGGAACTCAAACACCATTCACTAACTTGACTTTCGACTGGGTATGCCCTGAGGATTTGAAAGATGAAAAGCCGTTTATTGGCGGTAAGATGTGTGACTTTACCTATGGTGATCTCCAAGAAGAAATGGATATGATTAATAGGGCTTACATGGAAGTAATGACACAGGGAGACGCTGAGGGTAGAGTTTTTACATTCCCAATCCCTACATACAACATTACTAAAGACTTTAACTGGGAACATGAAAATACTGATTTGCTCTTTGAGATGACGGCAAAATACGGACTTCCATATTTCCAAAATTTCATTAACTCAGAGTTAGAACCAGGCATGATCCGTTCAATGTGTTGTCGTCTGCAACTAGATTTACGTGAATTGTTAAAACGTGGCAATGGACTATTTGGGTCAGCTGAACAAACAGGATCGGTTGGTGTCGTAACTGTAAATATGGCAAGACTCGGATATATTCACGCACATGACGAAAAAGCTTTAATTGAAAAACTTGACTATTTATTGGAATTAGCAAAAAGTACCTTAGAAAAGAAGCGTGTTGTAATTCAAGAACACATTGATAGTGGTCTATTCCCATTTACACAACGTTATTTAGGTACATTAGATAACCATTTTTCCACTATTGGTGTTAACGGCATGAATGAAATGGTACGTAACTTTACTTTGGGTGAATATGATATTACAGATGAATATGGTCATAAAATGTGTGTACGTATTCTAGATCATATACGTGAAAAAATGGTTGATTTCCAAGAAGAAACGGGGCACTTGTATAATTTAGAAGCAACCCCAGCTGAAGGTACTACTTACCGTTTTGCTAAGGAAGACAAGAAGAGGTTCCCTAACATTATTCAAGCAGGAACATCCGATCAACCATACTATACGAACTCCTCACAACTGCCAGTTGCTTTTACTCAAGATCCATTTGAGGCTTTAAGTAGACAAGAGGAACTACAGACGAAATACACAGGTGGCACAGTTTTGCATTTGTATATGGGTGAAAGAATCAGTGAAAGTGCGGTTTGTAAGGAAATTGTGAAAAGAGCTTTGACTAATTTCCGTATACCATATATCACTATTACTCCAACGTTTTCAGTGTGTCCTGTTCATGGATATTTGGCTGGTGAACATAAGACTTGTGCTAAATGTGCGGCAAATGATCCTAATAACGTTAGGGAGTGCGAAGTTTGGACGCGTGTTATGGGTTACTTCAGACCAGTATCTTCATTCAATATTGGTAAGAAGGGTGAATACGCCGAAAGACAAATGTTTGTTGAAGAAAAGGCTCGTGAAGCTTTGGTTAGTTAA
- a CDS encoding phosphatase PAP2 family protein: MRIKNLLMSISLFLCFLFIYWLAVLTKPGQVIDLGILYTKVDYSNYIKNFSYFLLTETTEFVVIVTIILIVIVGVAKKKYVDVAYIVTAIIFSNVATQIFKHYILQRPDYAVLYVFKNSYPSGHMTLVTSVMLGFMLIVPVAFKKLFKIFAVVFMVFFGMAVCVAQWHRLSDVVGSILLTTSIFMFVVFVRQLFSKNQYVFLSDFNEKTNFVSLRTQWTFTWILLGLSVFVLAILYFMFYSSLYNLADDPLRFMKLVSTSSFTVLSVLVKLFVVLGVSIFNTNLLLKSVVLK, encoded by the coding sequence ATGCGTATAAAAAATTTATTAATGTCGATATCGTTGTTTTTGTGCTTTTTGTTCATATATTGGTTAGCAGTTTTGACAAAACCTGGGCAAGTTATTGACTTAGGAATTTTATATACCAAAGTTGACTATTCTAATTACATCAAAAATTTCTCGTACTTTTTACTTACTGAAACTACTGAGTTTGTTGTAATAGTCACAATAATTCTTATAGTTATCGTTGGTGTTGCAAAGAAAAAATATGTAGATGTTGCTTATATTGTAACTGCAATTATTTTCTCAAACGTGGCTACTCAAATATTTAAACACTATATTTTGCAACGTCCAGATTATGCTGTTTTGTATGTCTTCAAAAACTCGTATCCCTCAGGACATATGACTCTTGTAACCTCGGTGATGCTAGGATTTATGCTTATAGTTCCCGTAGCTTTCAAGAAACTTTTTAAGATTTTCGCTGTTGTATTCATGGTGTTTTTTGGCATGGCTGTTTGTGTGGCGCAGTGGCATAGACTATCTGATGTTGTGGGATCTATTTTGCTGACAACTTCAATATTTATGTTTGTTGTATTTGTGCGACAACTTTTTTCTAAGAATCAATATGTATTTCTGTCTGATTTCAATGAGAAAACTAATTTTGTTTCCTTACGAACGCAATGGACATTTACTTGGATTCTTTTAGGATTAAGCGTATTTGTTTTAGCTATTTTGTACTTTATGTTTTACTCCAGTTTGTATAATCTTGCTGATGATCCCCTACGTTTTATGAAGCTAGTTTCAACTTCTTCCTTTACAGTATTGTCTGTTTTAGTCAAATTATTTGTAGTACTTGGGGTGTCTATATTTAATACGAATTTACTTTTGAAAAGTGTTGTTTTGAAGTAA
- a CDS encoding MinD/ParA family protein, with protein MYPFQSGKNIFWKITVNRNELLNKNNIYECSQSFFLPKHDKELLLFITELKNAYYKNKISNNSSSYIGKLNLLKANYKENIIFFSSTNTSLTNSFLCLEVAKFLADYDKRVCLLDLTVSNEIASLLGVKYKFSLSDLIDEYAIIDFENFFHTSIKYTSDKSDKGEIYIVGNNNICDNSIQNINATNKNFFTRLYEYVDYVLVNTGIYDTTISILSKQHKVILSVSDEFLSISHTEQILSDTENNSFSLFVSYAKENKSSNLLKILSKTVNKPLICFEATNMEKWKFTENIPDKKLHNTMYLKFHKSIKYCNEKTSKNTLNCNKTLLLKKIYNYTNDLSKQYKCTDPFINENRFSKKEKLYAQICNL; from the coding sequence TTGTACCCTTTTCAATCAGGTAAAAATATTTTTTGGAAAATAACTGTAAATAGAAACGAATTATTAAATAAAAACAATATCTATGAGTGTTCTCAAAGCTTTTTCTTACCTAAACACGACAAAGAGCTATTACTATTCATAACTGAGTTAAAGAACGCTTACTATAAAAATAAAATCTCAAATAATTCTTCAAGCTATATAGGAAAGCTAAATTTACTGAAAGCTAACTATAAAGAAAATATAATATTTTTTAGTTCAACAAACACTAGCCTAACAAATAGTTTTCTTTGCTTAGAAGTAGCTAAATTTTTAGCAGATTACGATAAAAGAGTTTGTTTATTAGATCTAACAGTTAGTAATGAAATTGCTTCACTACTGGGAGTAAAATACAAGTTCTCACTATCTGACTTAATAGACGAATATGCGATAATTGACTTTGAAAATTTCTTCCACACAAGCATAAAATATACGTCTGACAAATCTGATAAAGGGGAAATTTATATTGTAGGAAATAACAATATTTGTGATAACTCAATTCAAAACATAAACGCAACAAATAAAAATTTCTTCACAAGACTTTACGAGTATGTAGATTACGTTTTAGTAAATACTGGAATATATGATACTACTATCTCAATTTTATCAAAACAACATAAAGTTATATTATCTGTTAGTGATGAATTTCTAAGCATATCTCATACAGAGCAGATTTTATCTGATACAGAAAATAACAGTTTTTCTCTTTTCGTTTCTTATGCCAAAGAGAACAAAAGTAGTAATCTTTTAAAGATTTTAAGTAAAACAGTTAATAAACCTCTTATATGTTTTGAAGCAACAAACATGGAAAAGTGGAAATTTACAGAAAATATACCTGATAAAAAGTTACACAATACAATGTACTTAAAATTTCATAAATCCATCAAATACTGTAACGAAAAAACATCTAAGAACACTCTTAACTGTAATAAAACCTTACTTCTAAAGAAAATATATAACTATACAAACGATTTAAGTAAGCAATATAAATGCACAGACCCTTTCATAAATGAAAATAGGTTTTCGAAAAAAGAAAAACTATATGCACAAATATGCAACTTATGA
- a CDS encoding CpaF family protein, protein MSIKFLTDTQKDNFKKIAENIAKGQSISEAINNTQNTQVNILNKYSLYKYSKDSIAGIEYISDFLQDESVTDIMINNDGKIWIDCDTGIKMTGKTLSTTQVKEIAIKLATICNKRLDESCPIVDGTLPNGIRFNAILDPISTNGTSISLRIKPKTVLPFDEVFSIDAPHFQLKKILRQIVKSKISFIVSGGTGTGKTTLVSTLSELFDEKERVLFIEEVSELLTNHKNSVFLQARAKNIEDKGEISLSQLVHTAMRMRPDRIILGECRGKEIADLLNAFNTGHEGGICTIHANSVKELPSRILSLGILAKLDVETITQQSLSAIKIAIHLSRKEKENKIHRWISEIGVFSIENNRLICSPCINISQEGKVTFTNDWKKLKELINYAENND, encoded by the coding sequence ATGAGTATAAAATTTTTAACAGATACTCAAAAAGATAATTTTAAGAAAATAGCTGAAAATATAGCTAAAGGACAATCAATTTCTGAAGCTATTAACAATACGCAAAATACACAAGTAAATATATTAAATAAATATAGCTTATATAAATATTCAAAAGATAGCATAGCTGGAATAGAGTACATATCTGATTTTTTACAAGATGAGTCAGTTACAGACATCATGATAAATAACGATGGAAAGATATGGATTGATTGTGATACAGGGATAAAGATGACTGGAAAAACTTTATCAACTACTCAAGTAAAAGAAATTGCCATAAAACTTGCAACAATATGTAATAAGCGATTAGATGAATCTTGCCCGATAGTTGATGGAACTTTACCAAACGGAATACGTTTTAATGCGATTCTAGATCCCATAAGCACAAACGGAACATCTATAAGTCTTAGGATCAAACCAAAAACTGTATTGCCATTTGATGAAGTGTTCTCAATAGACGCTCCACATTTTCAACTAAAAAAGATACTAAGACAAATAGTGAAATCTAAAATTTCTTTTATTGTCAGTGGTGGAACTGGAACAGGTAAAACTACATTAGTATCTACTCTAAGCGAACTATTCGATGAAAAAGAAAGAGTGCTATTTATCGAAGAAGTAAGCGAGCTACTTACAAACCACAAAAATAGCGTATTCTTACAAGCTCGTGCTAAGAATATCGAAGATAAAGGAGAGATTTCACTTTCACAATTAGTCCATACAGCTATGAGAATGAGACCTGACAGAATTATTCTCGGCGAATGCAGAGGAAAAGAAATAGCTGACTTGTTAAATGCTTTCAACACAGGTCATGAAGGAGGAATATGCACAATACACGCTAATAGTGTAAAAGAACTTCCTTCACGAATACTATCTCTAGGAATCTTAGCTAAATTAGATGTTGAAACAATAACTCAGCAAAGTTTAAGTGCAATAAAAATAGCTATACATTTAAGTAGAAAAGAAAAAGAAAATAAAATTCACCGTTGGATTAGCGAAATTGGAGTGTTTAGCATAGAAAATAATAGACTAATTTGCTCTCCGTGCATAAATATTTCACAGGAAGGAAAAGTTACTTTCACCAATGATTGGAAAAAGTTAAAAGAACTAATTAATTATGCTGAAAATAACGATTAG
- a CDS encoding type II secretion system F family protein, whose protein sequence is MKLMVFIRKHINKFHNSDNTNNSISLNPALFIDLIIAGLSAGGSITNILQTLSKVTNNDDFRKIARKILLGLEWKDAYKNTFVDSNKHYKRILATLENAWKKGISPTQMLEKIREEIIVSEEKSLQENIAKLSTKITLPLGVCYLPSFIFLGLLPIIISSGGNIQF, encoded by the coding sequence ATGAAACTAATGGTATTTATTAGAAAACATATAAATAAGTTTCACAATTCAGACAATACAAACAACAGTATTTCGCTTAATCCAGCATTATTTATAGATTTAATTATAGCTGGATTATCGGCAGGAGGATCAATTACAAATATTTTACAAACACTATCAAAAGTAACTAATAATGATGACTTCAGAAAAATAGCGAGAAAAATATTATTAGGATTAGAATGGAAAGATGCTTATAAAAATACTTTTGTAGACTCCAACAAACATTATAAGCGCATACTTGCAACTTTAGAAAATGCTTGGAAAAAAGGGATTTCTCCTACCCAAATGTTAGAAAAAATCAGAGAAGAAATAATAGTATCTGAAGAAAAATCATTACAAGAAAATATTGCAAAACTAAGTACAAAAATTACTCTACCTTTGGGAGTTTGTTACCTACCATCTTTTATATTCTTAGGGCTACTTCCAATAATCATATCAAGTGGTGGAAACATACAATTTTGA